The following coding sequences are from one Neodiprion lecontei isolate iyNeoLeco1 chromosome 7, iyNeoLeco1.1, whole genome shotgun sequence window:
- the LOC107218305 gene encoding rho GTPase-activating protein 21 isoform X1, translating into MFVYDVLDKEKVYQILSNDLRNLGVKRRIKKQAAASSSAKPDSGGGQSLKTVFKTSLAHLPLDVVKLSSGAIVHVPQFVTQACSYIEKYASQEGIFRKAGSHLRQKEIIARLDGGSTLGEKYQVVDVANVLKTFFRDLPDPLIPRIYQDVFLRCALLKNSRVQALLIACLILPPHHLNTLAYLAEFLKRIARLERQNKMGIDNLAKVMGPSIMPLQETTMSAVQSRLETHLVIVKILIENAERIGVLPDHVADLIASETPGSVETEINTSDSLNPSKYKKKKRRSGSLTRKPHLSASNLNLRMLNGLKKMVSKSGSPDAAASSGVVSSEFSATDTPSIKTGKKRKVAESAAPLSAKKKRQVLQTLPDGGYPRPENTMFASIICNDPNPYKEKSPVQKSRVRKYLSQKVHIEITGSEKLEKSKKIRLSLDRLVSKSKQKFADLDSENHNAPNSPRIERRWSSVSSSSWSKKNRVGYDGFTVAQSLLKANKKLEDGLDLEYDQDEIFMDAEVNLSDENTAEERTSEEPMDSNCRQALPFSSFADQMVKGNEEYVTIPKSEYEEIKNRVSAIESRISQEFCCISTSAGQSLSQTSASKVQSEYEKTLEEASIGSTVTADQLAKRLSRELKIRRSAEHKIIRSPSARKIGNLRRRSQEKPVGKRSNRHISWLAAKPANTDEPVEERNNFCPKSSLKRGRPNTVYTGLSQRSQLLQGSDSICSDETNARLDFLQQQLHALITHTVEHTKGSLSDDDTFLSDRDDSLEASDSVLRPTVRRASSFHGSEFIDNSRHFNEKMKELKKSNSQQDVTLNNERLGTRETTGVAEGGMVNGDNNVNWRDADCYFGSEVRSRTPTQQTGRASIAKLRTQNAGMVLAKARLFDETSKKDASSRSNKSRDVRTEAIRRQSVKLGRARETKSLDSTDSPSGLRKIGGTPRRKNSKSPKNSGAKLKLLHSTGTSPLIKMELTIMPSHQNPQPGSEKRGARLSGEKYDASRRLDTTKNDVKTERSNLNKSLYFSSGNNFHCEKENQNLFSPSEKQKSPDCIPKETNRNILNVESLTPCKTPHIKRPLTLKTPKDAKNLIRKQCNDSRRTPMKAVALTSFST; encoded by the exons ATGTTTGTTTACGACGTGTTGGACAAGGAGAAGGTTTACCAGATACTGTCAAACGATCTTCGGAATTTGGGGGTTAAACGCCGGATCAAGAAACAGGCGGCGGCGTCTTCTTCAGCGAAGCCGGACTCGGGAGGCGGTCAGTCGCTGAAGACGGTATTCAAGACGAGTTTGGCCCACCTGCCACTCGATGTCGTGAAGCTATCCTCAGGGGCGATCGTCCACGTTCCCCAGTTTGTCACCCAAGCCTGTTCCTACATTGAGAAATACGCCAGCCAGGAGGGAATATTCCGAAAGGCGGGATCCCACCTCCGACAAAAGGAGATTATCGCCCGTCTCGACGGTGGGAGCACCCTGGGTGAGAAGTACCAGGTCGTCGACGTTGCCAATGTGCTAAAAACCTTCTTCAGGGACCTCCCTGACCCCCTGATCCCGCGCATTTACCAGGATGTCTTTCTGCGTTGTGCGCTTCTAAAAAATTCCAGGGTTCAGGCTCTGCTCATAGCGTGTCTGATCCTTCCTCCACATCACCTTAACACGCTCGCCTACCTTGCCGAGTTCTTGAAGCGAATCGCCAGGCTTGAGAGGCAGAACAAAATGGGCATTGATAATCTAGCCAAAGTCATGGGGCCCAGTATTATGCCGCTTCAGGAAACTACCATGTCGGCCGTACAGTCGAGACTGGAAACCCACCTTGTTATAGTAAAG ATATTGATCGAAAATGCTGAGCGCATCGGGGTCCTTCCTGATCACGTAGCAGATCTCATTGCCTCCGAGACTCCGGGCAGTGTTGAAACTGAAATAAATACCTCTGACTCTCTAAACCCATccaaatacaagaaaaaaaaacgacggaGCGGGAGTCTTACACGTAAGCCACATCTAAGCGCCTCCAATCTCAACCTGA GAATGTTGAATGGGTTGAAGAAAATGGTTAGCAAGAGCGGATCACCAGACGCAGCAGCAAGTAGCGGAGTTGTGTCGAGTGAGTTCAGCGCTACCGACACACCTTCGATCAAAACAGGGAAGAAGCGCAAAGTGGCTGAGTCTGCGGCACCGTTGAgtgcaaagaaaaa GCGTCAAGTACTTCAGACATTGCCTGACGGCGGTTATCCTCGGCCAGAAAACACTATGTTTGCATCCATAATATGTAATGATCCAAA CCCGTACAAAGAAAAGAGTCCCGTTCAAAAGTCCCGAGTCAGAAAATACCTTTCGCAGAAAGTGCACATCGAGAT aACAGGCAGTGAGAAACTAGAGAAATCTAAAAAGATTCGGCTTAGCCTCGATAGACTCGTTTCAAAGAGCAAACAG aaattcgcTGATTTAGACTCGGAAAACCACAATGCCCCGAATTCGCCAAGGATTGAAAGACGCTGGAGTTCTGTGAGTAGTTCTTCGTGGTCGAAGAAAAATCGGGTAGGGTACGACGGTTTCACAGTGGCTCAGTCTCTCCTCAAGGCGAACAAAAAGCTTGAGGATGGTCTCGACTTGGAGTACGACCAGGACGAAATATTCATGGATGCAGAAGTGAATTTGTCGGACGAGAACACTGCCGAGGAGCGAACATCGGAAGAACCGATGGACAGTAACTGCCGCCAGGCCCTGCCGTTTTCAAGCTTTGCGGACCAAATGGTCAAAGGGAACGAGGAGTACGTAACAATACCAAAGAGCGAGTATGAGGAGATAAAAAACAGAGTTTCAGCAATAGAGTCCAGAATTTCTCAGGAGTTTTGTTGCATATCGACGAGTGCTGGCCAAAGTTTGAGCCAGACTTCGGCCAGCAAGGTGCAAAGTGAGTACGAAAAGACTTTGGAGGAGGCTAGCATAGGCAGCACCGTGACTGCTGATCAACTCGCCAAAAGATTAAGCAGGGAATTGAAGATACGAAGATCCGCGGAGCACAAAATAATCCGTTCACCCAGTGCCAGAAAGATCGGAAACCTCCGAAGACGCTCTCAAGAAAAACCAGTCGG GAAACGAAGCAACCGGCACATCTCGTGGCTCGCTGCCAAGCCCGCGAATACCGACGAACCTGTCGAGGAGCGGAATAACTTTTGTCCAAAGTCCAGTCTGAAGCGAGGCCGACCCAATACGGTATACACCGGGCTGTCGCAGCGTTCTCAGTTGCTCCAGGGTTCAGACTCCATATGCAGTGATGAGACAAACGCGAGGCTCGATTTTCTGCAGCAGCAACTCCATGCGTTGATAACTCACACCGTTGAGCATACCAAAGGCTCTCTGAGCGACGATGATACGTTCCTCAGCGATCGCGACGATAGTCTAGAAGCGTCGGACAGTGTATTGCGGCCGACAGTAAGGCGCGCGTCCTCTTTCCACGGTTCGGAGTTTATAGACAATTCCAGACACTTCAATGAGAAGATGAAGGAACTGAAGAAGTCCAACAGTCAACAGGACGTCACGTTGAACAACGAGCGTCTAGGTACAAGGGAAACCACAGGGGTGGCAGAAGGGGGAATGGTTAACGGGGACAACAATGTCAATTGGAGAGATGCGGATTGCTACTTCGGCTCAGAAGTCAGGTCTCGCACTCCCACCCAACAGACCGGTAGGGCGTCAATTGCCAAACTGAGGACTCAGAACGCTGGGATGGTTCTGGCCAAGGCGAGGCTGTTCGATGAGACTTCCAAGAAGGACGCTTCTAGCAGGTCGAATAAGAGCAGGGATGTTAGAACTGAAGCGATTAGAAGACAATCCGTAAAACTGGGGAGAGCCAGGGAAACGAAGAGCTTGGACAGCACCGACAGTCCATCTGGACTAAGGAAAATTGGTGGAACACCACGCAGGAAAAATAGTAAAAGTCCAAAGAACAGCGGCGCCAAGTTGAAGCTCCTTCACTCGACAGGAACATCGCCACTGATCAAAATGGAACTGACCATAATGCCGTCGCATCAGAATCCCCAACCGGGTTCGGAGAAAAGGGGAGCCAGGCTGAGCGGTGAGAAGTACGACGCCAGCCGGCGTTTGGATACCACGAAAAATGACGTAAAAACTGAGAGAAGCAATCTTAATAAATCCTTGTATTTTAGTAgcggaaataattttcattgcgAAAAGGAGAATCAGAACTTGTTCAGTCCCAGCGAGAAGCAGAAATCCCCTGACTGCATACCCAAAGAAACGAATAGAAACATATTGAACGTGGAGTCACTGACGCCGTGCAAAACTCCCCATATCAAACGGCCTTTAACGTTGAAAACGCCCAAAgatgcaaaaaatttgataagaaAACAATGCAATGATTCGCGACGCACTCCGATGAAGGCTGTAGCTTTAACGAGCTTCTCAACTTGA
- the LOC107218305 gene encoding rho GTPase-activating protein 21 isoform X2 translates to MFVYDVLDKEKVYQILSNDLRNLGVKRRIKKQAAASSSAKPDSGGGQSLKTVFKTSLAHLPLDVVKLSSGAIVHVPQFVTQACSYIEKYASQEGIFRKAGSHLRQKEIIARLDGGSTLGEKYQVVDVANVLKTFFRDLPDPLIPRIYQDVFLRCALLKNSRVQALLIACLILPPHHLNTLAYLAEFLKRIARLERQNKMGIDNLAKVMGPSIMPLQETTMSAVQSRLETHLVIVKILIENAERIGVLPDHVADLIASETPGSVETEINTSDSLNPSKYKKKKRRSGSLTRMLNGLKKMVSKSGSPDAAASSGVVSSEFSATDTPSIKTGKKRKVAESAAPLSAKKKRQVLQTLPDGGYPRPENTMFASIICNDPNPYKEKSPVQKSRVRKYLSQKVHIEITGSEKLEKSKKIRLSLDRLVSKSKQKFADLDSENHNAPNSPRIERRWSSVSSSSWSKKNRVGYDGFTVAQSLLKANKKLEDGLDLEYDQDEIFMDAEVNLSDENTAEERTSEEPMDSNCRQALPFSSFADQMVKGNEEYVTIPKSEYEEIKNRVSAIESRISQEFCCISTSAGQSLSQTSASKVQSEYEKTLEEASIGSTVTADQLAKRLSRELKIRRSAEHKIIRSPSARKIGNLRRRSQEKPVGKRSNRHISWLAAKPANTDEPVEERNNFCPKSSLKRGRPNTVYTGLSQRSQLLQGSDSICSDETNARLDFLQQQLHALITHTVEHTKGSLSDDDTFLSDRDDSLEASDSVLRPTVRRASSFHGSEFIDNSRHFNEKMKELKKSNSQQDVTLNNERLGTRETTGVAEGGMVNGDNNVNWRDADCYFGSEVRSRTPTQQTGRASIAKLRTQNAGMVLAKARLFDETSKKDASSRSNKSRDVRTEAIRRQSVKLGRARETKSLDSTDSPSGLRKIGGTPRRKNSKSPKNSGAKLKLLHSTGTSPLIKMELTIMPSHQNPQPGSEKRGARLSGEKYDASRRLDTTKNDVKTERSNLNKSLYFSSGNNFHCEKENQNLFSPSEKQKSPDCIPKETNRNILNVESLTPCKTPHIKRPLTLKTPKDAKNLIRKQCNDSRRTPMKAVALTSFST, encoded by the exons ATGTTTGTTTACGACGTGTTGGACAAGGAGAAGGTTTACCAGATACTGTCAAACGATCTTCGGAATTTGGGGGTTAAACGCCGGATCAAGAAACAGGCGGCGGCGTCTTCTTCAGCGAAGCCGGACTCGGGAGGCGGTCAGTCGCTGAAGACGGTATTCAAGACGAGTTTGGCCCACCTGCCACTCGATGTCGTGAAGCTATCCTCAGGGGCGATCGTCCACGTTCCCCAGTTTGTCACCCAAGCCTGTTCCTACATTGAGAAATACGCCAGCCAGGAGGGAATATTCCGAAAGGCGGGATCCCACCTCCGACAAAAGGAGATTATCGCCCGTCTCGACGGTGGGAGCACCCTGGGTGAGAAGTACCAGGTCGTCGACGTTGCCAATGTGCTAAAAACCTTCTTCAGGGACCTCCCTGACCCCCTGATCCCGCGCATTTACCAGGATGTCTTTCTGCGTTGTGCGCTTCTAAAAAATTCCAGGGTTCAGGCTCTGCTCATAGCGTGTCTGATCCTTCCTCCACATCACCTTAACACGCTCGCCTACCTTGCCGAGTTCTTGAAGCGAATCGCCAGGCTTGAGAGGCAGAACAAAATGGGCATTGATAATCTAGCCAAAGTCATGGGGCCCAGTATTATGCCGCTTCAGGAAACTACCATGTCGGCCGTACAGTCGAGACTGGAAACCCACCTTGTTATAGTAAAG ATATTGATCGAAAATGCTGAGCGCATCGGGGTCCTTCCTGATCACGTAGCAGATCTCATTGCCTCCGAGACTCCGGGCAGTGTTGAAACTGAAATAAATACCTCTGACTCTCTAAACCCATccaaatacaagaaaaaaaaacgacggaGCGGGAGTCTTACAC GAATGTTGAATGGGTTGAAGAAAATGGTTAGCAAGAGCGGATCACCAGACGCAGCAGCAAGTAGCGGAGTTGTGTCGAGTGAGTTCAGCGCTACCGACACACCTTCGATCAAAACAGGGAAGAAGCGCAAAGTGGCTGAGTCTGCGGCACCGTTGAgtgcaaagaaaaa GCGTCAAGTACTTCAGACATTGCCTGACGGCGGTTATCCTCGGCCAGAAAACACTATGTTTGCATCCATAATATGTAATGATCCAAA CCCGTACAAAGAAAAGAGTCCCGTTCAAAAGTCCCGAGTCAGAAAATACCTTTCGCAGAAAGTGCACATCGAGAT aACAGGCAGTGAGAAACTAGAGAAATCTAAAAAGATTCGGCTTAGCCTCGATAGACTCGTTTCAAAGAGCAAACAG aaattcgcTGATTTAGACTCGGAAAACCACAATGCCCCGAATTCGCCAAGGATTGAAAGACGCTGGAGTTCTGTGAGTAGTTCTTCGTGGTCGAAGAAAAATCGGGTAGGGTACGACGGTTTCACAGTGGCTCAGTCTCTCCTCAAGGCGAACAAAAAGCTTGAGGATGGTCTCGACTTGGAGTACGACCAGGACGAAATATTCATGGATGCAGAAGTGAATTTGTCGGACGAGAACACTGCCGAGGAGCGAACATCGGAAGAACCGATGGACAGTAACTGCCGCCAGGCCCTGCCGTTTTCAAGCTTTGCGGACCAAATGGTCAAAGGGAACGAGGAGTACGTAACAATACCAAAGAGCGAGTATGAGGAGATAAAAAACAGAGTTTCAGCAATAGAGTCCAGAATTTCTCAGGAGTTTTGTTGCATATCGACGAGTGCTGGCCAAAGTTTGAGCCAGACTTCGGCCAGCAAGGTGCAAAGTGAGTACGAAAAGACTTTGGAGGAGGCTAGCATAGGCAGCACCGTGACTGCTGATCAACTCGCCAAAAGATTAAGCAGGGAATTGAAGATACGAAGATCCGCGGAGCACAAAATAATCCGTTCACCCAGTGCCAGAAAGATCGGAAACCTCCGAAGACGCTCTCAAGAAAAACCAGTCGG GAAACGAAGCAACCGGCACATCTCGTGGCTCGCTGCCAAGCCCGCGAATACCGACGAACCTGTCGAGGAGCGGAATAACTTTTGTCCAAAGTCCAGTCTGAAGCGAGGCCGACCCAATACGGTATACACCGGGCTGTCGCAGCGTTCTCAGTTGCTCCAGGGTTCAGACTCCATATGCAGTGATGAGACAAACGCGAGGCTCGATTTTCTGCAGCAGCAACTCCATGCGTTGATAACTCACACCGTTGAGCATACCAAAGGCTCTCTGAGCGACGATGATACGTTCCTCAGCGATCGCGACGATAGTCTAGAAGCGTCGGACAGTGTATTGCGGCCGACAGTAAGGCGCGCGTCCTCTTTCCACGGTTCGGAGTTTATAGACAATTCCAGACACTTCAATGAGAAGATGAAGGAACTGAAGAAGTCCAACAGTCAACAGGACGTCACGTTGAACAACGAGCGTCTAGGTACAAGGGAAACCACAGGGGTGGCAGAAGGGGGAATGGTTAACGGGGACAACAATGTCAATTGGAGAGATGCGGATTGCTACTTCGGCTCAGAAGTCAGGTCTCGCACTCCCACCCAACAGACCGGTAGGGCGTCAATTGCCAAACTGAGGACTCAGAACGCTGGGATGGTTCTGGCCAAGGCGAGGCTGTTCGATGAGACTTCCAAGAAGGACGCTTCTAGCAGGTCGAATAAGAGCAGGGATGTTAGAACTGAAGCGATTAGAAGACAATCCGTAAAACTGGGGAGAGCCAGGGAAACGAAGAGCTTGGACAGCACCGACAGTCCATCTGGACTAAGGAAAATTGGTGGAACACCACGCAGGAAAAATAGTAAAAGTCCAAAGAACAGCGGCGCCAAGTTGAAGCTCCTTCACTCGACAGGAACATCGCCACTGATCAAAATGGAACTGACCATAATGCCGTCGCATCAGAATCCCCAACCGGGTTCGGAGAAAAGGGGAGCCAGGCTGAGCGGTGAGAAGTACGACGCCAGCCGGCGTTTGGATACCACGAAAAATGACGTAAAAACTGAGAGAAGCAATCTTAATAAATCCTTGTATTTTAGTAgcggaaataattttcattgcgAAAAGGAGAATCAGAACTTGTTCAGTCCCAGCGAGAAGCAGAAATCCCCTGACTGCATACCCAAAGAAACGAATAGAAACATATTGAACGTGGAGTCACTGACGCCGTGCAAAACTCCCCATATCAAACGGCCTTTAACGTTGAAAACGCCCAAAgatgcaaaaaatttgataagaaAACAATGCAATGATTCGCGACGCACTCCGATGAAGGCTGTAGCTTTAACGAGCTTCTCAACTTGA
- the LOC107218281 gene encoding speedy protein A-like isoform X1: MEIEVRDEQLQRNIILTSTTSCAPRLIRIKSWSVISFFKLIDDELDDFLDADQCCRMADNYLIAMVFTYFLRAALRPEEYTKTNFFVALYLAHDMEEDQDDARVMIRDHIGLDEPEVSCSPSLFFTQKDKFWERMHHRGAVSRLCCDKVMQMIRPFHKVWSRRRHVNHSGASRHSNRKDDICPNCPKTVLSQYSTSSSDFSPEVVFSFRRSRLSSHRVLHNRYNFDFE, encoded by the exons ATGGAGATTGAAGTGCGCGATGAACAGTTGCAAAGAAACATTATCCTTACGTCAACGACGAGCTGCGCCCCAAGACTAATACGGATAAAATCTTGGAGCGTAATTTCATTCTTTAAATTAATCG ACGATGAACTCGACGACTTCCTGGACGCTGATCAGTGCTGTAGGATGGCTGACAACTATCTGATCGCGATGGTGTTCACCTACTTCCTCAGAGCTGCTCTACGACCGGAGGAGTACACAAAAACGAATTTCTTCGTGGCCCT ATACTTGGCCCACGACATGGAAGAGGATCAGGACGACGCTCGCGTGATGATCCGCGATCACATTGGCCTTGATGAACCTGAGGTCAGTTGTTCGCCGTCCCTGTTTTTCACACAAAAGGACAAATTCTGGGAGAGGATGCATCATCGTGGCGCGGTGTCTCGCCTCTGCTGTGACAAGGTGATGCAGATGATAAGACCCTTCCACAAGGTCTGGTCTCGTCGGAGACACGTAAACCACTCGGGAGCCTCCAGGCATTCTAATAG GAAAGATGATATTTGCCCAAACTGTCCAAAGACTGTACTTTCACAGTATTCGACTTCGTCGTCAGATTTCAGCCCAGAAGTTGTCTTTAGTTTTCGAAGATCTAGATTGTCCAGTCACCGAGTTTTACACAACCGTTATAATTTCGATTTTGAATAG
- the LOC107218281 gene encoding speedy protein 1-A-like isoform X2: MCIFKIVKTKLRYTHNNENNDELDDFLDADQCCRMADNYLIAMVFTYFLRAALRPEEYTKTNFFVALYLAHDMEEDQDDARVMIRDHIGLDEPEVSCSPSLFFTQKDKFWERMHHRGAVSRLCCDKVMQMIRPFHKVWSRRRHVNHSGASRHSNRKDDICPNCPKTVLSQYSTSSSDFSPEVVFSFRRSRLSSHRVLHNRYNFDFE; this comes from the exons ATgtgtatttttaaaatcgtgAAAACTAAACTGCGGTACACGCACAACAATGAGAATA ACGATGAACTCGACGACTTCCTGGACGCTGATCAGTGCTGTAGGATGGCTGACAACTATCTGATCGCGATGGTGTTCACCTACTTCCTCAGAGCTGCTCTACGACCGGAGGAGTACACAAAAACGAATTTCTTCGTGGCCCT ATACTTGGCCCACGACATGGAAGAGGATCAGGACGACGCTCGCGTGATGATCCGCGATCACATTGGCCTTGATGAACCTGAGGTCAGTTGTTCGCCGTCCCTGTTTTTCACACAAAAGGACAAATTCTGGGAGAGGATGCATCATCGTGGCGCGGTGTCTCGCCTCTGCTGTGACAAGGTGATGCAGATGATAAGACCCTTCCACAAGGTCTGGTCTCGTCGGAGACACGTAAACCACTCGGGAGCCTCCAGGCATTCTAATAG GAAAGATGATATTTGCCCAAACTGTCCAAAGACTGTACTTTCACAGTATTCGACTTCGTCGTCAGATTTCAGCCCAGAAGTTGTCTTTAGTTTTCGAAGATCTAGATTGTCCAGTCACCGAGTTTTACACAACCGTTATAATTTCGATTTTGAATAG